In one Dermacentor albipictus isolate Rhodes 1998 colony chromosome 4, USDA_Dalb.pri_finalv2, whole genome shotgun sequence genomic region, the following are encoded:
- the LOC139059581 gene encoding uncharacterized protein — MLSRKESSSSGCCLSSGAVPSLFFVRAATAWACVRLLSPFLPFCVWRVGRPRRRNQGTCGHRAAAENQLQRVKHAAEGGPEGLPATPHLAVIGSSMGDIKKIIVAVDAVEFISTRSLEKAMGLLLGAFFVFNVAYPPDCPLTMEFSQRYLGQINPTKGRGKGRAGRIAPKLLSLLIAL, encoded by the exons ATGCTTTCAAGGAAGGAGTCCTCCTCGTCCGGTTGTTGCCTGAGCAGTGGCGCTGTCCCGTCGCTTTTCTTTGTGCGCGCTGCTACTGCCTGGGCGTGCGTTCGGCTTCTTTCGCCATTTTTGCCTTTTTGTGTGTGGCGCGTTGGAAGGCCGCGAAGACGCAATCAAGGAACGTGTGGGCATCGAGCTGCAGCCGAAAATCAACTGCAGCGGGTTAAG CATGCAGCTGAAGGGGGGCCGGAAGGACTGCCAGCAACGCCGCACCTTGCTGTCATTG gaTCAAGCATGGGGGACATAAAGAAAATCATCGTTGcagttgatgctgtagaattcatctcTACAAGGAGTCTTGAGAAGGCCATGGGCCTCCTCCTAGGTGCCTTCTTTGTTTTCAACGTGGCGTACCCTCCCGACTGCCCCCTCACCATGGAGTTTTCGCAGAG GTACCTGGGGCAGATCAACCCAACGAAAGGGCGCGGCAAAGGCAGGGCCGGCAGAATCGCGCCAAAGTTACTCAGCCTGCTGATAGCACTTTAA